The following coding sequences are from one Microtus pennsylvanicus isolate mMicPen1 chromosome 1, mMicPen1.hap1, whole genome shotgun sequence window:
- the LOC142842716 gene encoding olfactory receptor 4P4-like, with protein MDYRTNITEFVLLGLSQTKEIQAICFVLFLLCYIAILFGNLLIMISITCGHLINQPMYFFLSYLSFSDLCYTSTVTPKLIINLVATRKSISYNGCMTQLFTMHFFGGIEVFILTGMAYDRYVAICKPLHYSVIMSRQKCDAMIAASCAGGFLHSFGQFLLAVFLPYCGPNEIDHYFCDVYPLLKLACTDTRNIGFLVIANSGLMGLVTFVVLLISYAVIIYTVRSYSAENRRKALSTCSSHVTVVVLFFAPLLFIYIRPAATLPEDKIFALFYTIIAPMLNPLIYTLRNKEMKNAIKRLCHRITGNEGNRLKS; from the coding sequence ATGGACTATAGGACCAATATCACAGAATTTGTTCTTCTAGGACTTTCTCAGACAAAAGAAATACAAGCtatctgttttgtgttgtttttactttgttaCATTGCAATTTTATTCGGGAACCTACTTATCATGATTTCTATCACATGTGGTCACCTTATCAATCAACCCATGTATTTCTTTCTGAGTTACCTTTCATTCTCAGATCTGTGTTACACCTCCACTGTGACCCCCAAGCTGATCATCAACTTAGTAGCCACAAGAAAGTCAATTTCCTACAATGGCTGCATGACACAGCTCTTCACCATGCACTTCTTTGGGGGCATTGAGGTCTTTATCCTCACGGGAATGGCCTACGACcgttatgtggccatctgcaaaccCCTGCACTACTCCGTCATCATGAGCAGGCAAAAGTGCGATGCCATGATTGCTGCTTCCTGTGCTGGGGGATTTCTGCATTCCTTTGGTCAGTTTCTCTTGGCAGTATTCTTACCTTACTGTGGCCCAAATGAAATAGATCACTACTTCTGTGACGTGTACCCTCTGCTCAAACTGGCCTGTACTGACACCAGAAATATTGGTTTCTTGGTAATTGCTAACTCTGGCCTGATGGGCTTAGTGACTTTTGTGGTCTTGTTGATATCATACGCTGTGATCATATATACTGTCCGGTCTTACTCTGCAGAGAATCGTCGCAAAGCCCTTTCCACTTGCAGTTCCCACGTTACTGTAGTCGTCCTTTTCTTTGCTCCTCTACTCTTCATTTACATTCGACCAGCAGCGACATTACCAGAAGACAAAATATTTGCTCTCTTTTACACCATCATTGCCCCCATGCTCAACCCCCTGATTTACACACTCAGAAACAAGGAGATGAAGAATGCCATCAAGAGACTGTGTCACCGTATCACAGGGAATGAAGGAAATAGACTGAAATCATAA